One part of the Algibacter sp. L1A34 genome encodes these proteins:
- a CDS encoding T9SS type A sorting domain-containing protein produces MKKTLIITFLILSTCKAVAQIANVEEVFDLPITLSESSGAIFFNNKLITHNDSGNENKLYELNTISGLIIRTITITNATNVDWEDIAQDEISIYIGDIGNNSGNRTDLKIYKINKSDYLSSSNVKAEIINFSYSDQVDFDSNPNNTEWDAEALISFDADNLILFTKNWVNGTTKAYSVPKNSGTFTLKSLTTALTSGGLITGATYNPLTEKVYSIGYNSALQPFVWVSENFKNNDIFSGTNTQILLTSLGFEQAEAITHIEDNKYFITSESFNIGPLSSNGKLVSFTTNDNVLSNVEQVTSEFIIYPNPVKDILLIDNLEFTSIEIYDIQSTLLYRGYNKKINVSKLSKGLYLVKINLKNNKYKIKKIIKN; encoded by the coding sequence ATGAAAAAAACACTTATAATAACATTCCTTATTTTAAGCACATGCAAGGCCGTAGCTCAAATAGCGAACGTTGAAGAAGTTTTTGATTTACCAATAACATTGAGTGAATCATCAGGAGCTATATTTTTTAATAATAAACTTATTACTCATAACGATTCGGGTAATGAAAATAAACTTTATGAGTTAAATACAATTTCTGGTTTAATTATTAGAACTATTACAATTACCAATGCTACAAATGTAGATTGGGAAGATATTGCACAAGATGAAATATCTATATACATTGGAGATATAGGTAATAACAGTGGAAATAGAACCGATTTAAAGATTTACAAAATAAATAAAAGTGATTATCTAAGTTCCTCCAATGTAAAAGCAGAAATTATAAACTTCAGTTATTCAGATCAAGTAGATTTTGATTCTAACCCTAATAATACAGAATGGGATGCAGAAGCACTCATTTCTTTTGACGCAGATAATCTGATTTTATTTACTAAAAACTGGGTTAATGGCACAACAAAAGCTTATTCAGTCCCAAAAAACAGCGGCACTTTTACTTTAAAATCATTGACAACAGCGTTAACTAGCGGAGGGTTAATAACTGGAGCTACCTACAATCCATTAACAGAAAAAGTATATTCAATAGGTTATAATTCAGCATTACAACCTTTTGTTTGGGTTAGTGAAAACTTTAAAAATAATGATATTTTTTCGGGTACTAACACACAAATATTACTTACAAGTTTGGGATTTGAACAAGCAGAGGCTATAACACATATTGAAGATAACAAGTATTTTATTACATCCGAATCATTTAACATCGGCCCCTTATCTAGTAATGGAAAATTAGTTTCATTTACAACAAACGATAACGTGTTATCTAATGTAGAACAAGTAACTAGCGAATTTATTATATATCCAAACCCTGTTAAAGACATACTATTAATTGATAACCTAGAATTTACTTCAATTGAAATTTATGATATACAATCTACACTTCTTTATAGAGGATACAACAAAAAAATAAATGTTTCAAAACTTAGCAAAGGGCTTTATTTGGTTAAGATTAATTTAAAAAATAATAAATATAAAATTAAGAAAATAATTAAAAATTAA
- a CDS encoding T9SS type A sorting domain-containing protein, with product MKKKLYLLVLLILSVNILIAQTIDVVTGLSGNPNRLLLDGNDLYFTEQTSNKLSKIDISNSNPIPIDIIAGLDDPLSMVLNGNDLYIAIGFDNKISKIDISSNSPVLKDVITGLNKPNGMILIGNELYFSESYVGTISKIDISDNSPTREVVVSGLNFPSALALNGSDLYVSEILGDKITKIDLSSNPPTTKDVITGLNGPIGLRINGDELFIAQLAENKITKINISNNTPTPIEVVSGLDGPTDIIFIENELYISEHSGQKISKLENTLLGLNELSYNKIIMYPNPTSDFISFSNIKQPMEYSIFSINGMKILSDIANPNEKIDIRSLNSGTYLININNKLTERIIKK from the coding sequence ATGAAAAAAAAGCTATACTTATTAGTCTTATTAATACTAAGTGTAAATATTTTAATAGCTCAAACAATAGATGTTGTTACAGGATTATCTGGAAATCCTAACAGGCTATTGCTAGATGGTAATGATCTATATTTTACGGAACAGACAAGTAACAAATTGTCAAAAATTGATATTTCAAATAGTAATCCAATCCCTATAGATATTATTGCAGGATTGGATGATCCATTAAGTATGGTTCTAAATGGAAATGACTTGTATATTGCAATTGGATTTGACAACAAGATTTCTAAAATTGACATATCATCCAATTCGCCAGTTTTAAAAGATGTGATTACAGGACTAAATAAACCGAATGGTATGATTCTAATCGGTAATGAACTCTATTTCTCTGAATCTTATGTTGGCACTATTTCCAAAATTGACATTTCTGATAATTCACCAACACGAGAAGTTGTTGTATCTGGTTTAAATTTTCCAAGTGCGCTTGCCCTTAATGGGAGTGATTTATATGTTTCTGAAATATTGGGAGATAAAATCACCAAAATTGATCTTTCTAGTAACCCACCAACAACCAAGGATGTTATTACAGGTCTGAATGGACCAATAGGCCTTAGAATTAATGGAGACGAATTATTTATTGCACAACTTGCTGAAAATAAAATAACTAAAATCAACATATCGAATAATACTCCAACTCCCATTGAAGTTGTATCCGGACTAGACGGTCCTACAGACATTATATTCATAGAAAACGAACTGTATATCTCTGAACATAGTGGTCAAAAAATATCAAAACTAGAAAACACCCTTTTAGGACTAAATGAATTAAGCTATAACAAAATTATTATGTACCCTAATCCAACTTCAGACTTTATAAGCTTTTCAAACATTAAACAACCAATGGAATATAGCATATTTAGTATTAACGGAATGAAAATATTAAGTGATATAGCTAATCCAAATGAAAAAATTGACATAAGAAGCTTAAATTCTGGCACATACCTTATTAACATAAACAACAAGCTTACTGAACGAATAATTAAAAAGTAA
- a CDS encoding alpha/beta hydrolase-fold protein — MKKTYLLIVLFLIFGFHSNAQIFEVSFASSLIKEDFSGNVLLYLSKDNKSPKDIFVGLELTPVYRVVVNNLKANEIAVFKDDAVSYPVELSNIERGEYYVQAVFDLNLGDANIGSSSGNMYSEPIKINLTKDFNKVFKIKADKVIKPIKFNETEFLKEVSVKSNLLSKFHKKDMFINAAVSLPKEYYNQPNKEYPVIFSIFGFGANYKLHSGRSAFLEQLEEESTIVVYLDGNCSEGHSTYANSDVNGPWGDALVKELIPVLKQKYRTNGAFLLHGHSSGGWTTLWLQINYPKTFAGAWSSAPDQVDFRNYQNVNIYEADNIFYNDKGNMLPLFTIAGRIPVINAKDFYKTENVIYRGSQIHSFDAVFGGYDKDGNRIRLVDIATGEINKDALALWKRYDISILLRENWANLKDDLQGKIRISVGNSDNIFLNRSVQLLEKEMKPLNTNIVFSYVPGDHFTIFTDEYKKDGMQFLIKCYKNWLIKNK, encoded by the coding sequence ATGAAAAAAACATACCTTTTAATTGTTCTCTTTTTAATATTTGGCTTCCATTCTAATGCTCAAATATTTGAAGTTAGCTTCGCTTCTAGCCTAATTAAAGAAGATTTTTCAGGAAATGTGCTCCTCTACCTTTCAAAAGATAATAAATCACCAAAAGACATTTTTGTTGGACTCGAATTAACTCCTGTTTATAGAGTAGTTGTAAATAATTTAAAAGCCAATGAAATCGCAGTTTTCAAAGATGATGCCGTATCATATCCCGTTGAATTATCAAATATTGAAAGAGGAGAATACTATGTACAAGCTGTATTTGATCTAAATCTTGGTGATGCAAATATTGGTTCAAGTTCTGGAAATATGTATTCCGAACCGATAAAAATTAATCTAACCAAGGATTTTAATAAAGTTTTTAAGATTAAAGCAGATAAGGTTATTAAACCAATAAAATTTAATGAAACTGAATTTTTAAAAGAAGTAAGTGTTAAATCGAACCTATTGAGTAAGTTTCATAAAAAGGATATGTTTATTAACGCCGCCGTTAGCTTACCTAAAGAATACTATAACCAGCCTAATAAAGAATATCCGGTGATTTTTTCAATTTTTGGTTTTGGAGCGAATTATAAATTGCATTCAGGTCGTAGTGCTTTTTTAGAGCAATTAGAAGAGGAGTCTACCATTGTTGTTTATTTAGATGGAAATTGTTCAGAAGGACATTCTACCTATGCAAACAGTGATGTTAACGGTCCTTGGGGAGACGCACTTGTAAAAGAACTCATTCCTGTCTTAAAGCAAAAATATAGAACTAACGGTGCCTTTTTACTTCACGGTCATAGCAGCGGAGGCTGGACTACCCTTTGGTTACAAATAAATTATCCAAAAACATTTGCAGGAGCTTGGTCTAGTGCTCCCGATCAAGTAGATTTTAGAAACTACCAAAACGTAAATATTTATGAAGCGGACAATATCTTTTATAACGATAAAGGCAACATGCTACCTTTATTCACAATAGCTGGAAGAATTCCTGTCATTAATGCCAAAGACTTTTATAAAACTGAGAATGTGATATATAGAGGTTCACAAATTCATTCTTTTGATGCCGTTTTTGGTGGATATGATAAGGACGGAAACAGAATTCGGTTAGTAGATATTGCAACCGGAGAAATAAATAAGGATGCACTTGCTTTATGGAAAAGATATGATATATCTATTTTATTAAGAGAAAATTGGGCAAACCTTAAAGACGATTTACAAGGTAAAATTAGAATATCAGTTGGTAATAGTGATAATATTTTTTTAAACCGTTCTGTACAATTACTAGAAAAAGAAATGAAGCCGTTAAATACCAATATAGTATTTAGTTATGTTCCCGGAGACCATTTTACAATATTTACGGATGAGTATAAAAAGGATGGCATGCAATTTTTGATAAAGTGTTATAAAAATTGGTTGATTAAAAACAAATAA
- a CDS encoding S9 family peptidase, with amino-acid sequence MKTNFLGLCLLILMFSCKDNKTDKVMVDREIKQYTIEQFMDNEAVNGGSFSADNSSLLVSSNRSGIYNVYTIPVKGGEMNAITTSDSTSIFAESYFPNSNRILLSADGNGDEINHLFVRELDGTIKDITPEKGAVSFFYEWSKDDNYLYFGSNKRDPKFFDVYKMSITDYSSEMIYQNNDGLNFEVISSDENYFALSKSLNTNDSDLFLYDAKTKETIKINENQSKNTAQDFSDDNSTFYYTTDDGGEFSYLMSYNLQTKEQLKVLEKSWDISGSRFTSEGKYMVVYANEDGKNVIDILDSKTMNPIDLPDFKDKSITSVSFSNDEKWMRMYVGGSNSPSDLYTYNFETKEQHKLTNVLNDAIDVEDLVTAKVIRFKSFDGVEIPAIYYLPLQASVTNKVPAMVWVHGGPGGQTRQGFSSLIQYLVNHGYAVLAVNNRGSSGYGKTFYKMDDRNHGEKDLQDCVEGKNWLASQTEIDNSKIGIIGGSYGGYMTMAALTYTPEEFDVGVNLFGVTNWIRTLKSIPPYWESYRESLYLELGDPFSVDSVRLKRISPLFHTDKVTKPLIVLQGTQDPRVLQIESDEIVAGVRKNGVPVEYVLFEDEGHGFVKKENQIEAYSRILKFLDKYLKKENTPIEGETEGSKM; translated from the coding sequence ATGAAAACAAATTTTTTAGGATTATGCTTATTAATACTCATGTTTTCTTGCAAAGACAACAAAACAGATAAAGTGATGGTAGATCGCGAAATCAAGCAATATACTATTGAACAATTTATGGATAATGAAGCTGTGAATGGTGGAAGTTTTTCTGCAGATAATAGCAGCTTACTTGTTTCTAGTAATCGCTCCGGAATCTATAATGTTTACACTATTCCTGTTAAAGGTGGAGAAATGAATGCGATTACTACCTCTGATAGCACTTCTATTTTTGCAGAATCGTACTTCCCGAATAGCAATAGAATACTATTAAGTGCCGATGGAAATGGTGACGAAATAAATCATTTATTTGTAAGGGAATTAGACGGTACTATCAAAGATATAACACCAGAAAAGGGAGCTGTTTCCTTTTTCTATGAATGGTCTAAAGATGATAACTATCTATATTTTGGTTCTAACAAAAGAGATCCAAAATTCTTTGATGTGTATAAAATGTCTATAACTGATTACTCCTCGGAAATGATTTATCAAAATAATGATGGTCTTAACTTTGAAGTAATTTCTAGTGATGAAAATTATTTTGCTTTATCAAAATCTTTAAACACAAATGATAGCGACTTGTTTCTTTATGACGCAAAAACAAAGGAAACGATTAAAATCAACGAAAATCAAAGTAAAAATACAGCTCAAGATTTCTCAGATGATAATTCTACATTTTATTATACAACAGATGATGGCGGAGAATTTTCATATTTAATGTCTTATAATTTACAGACTAAAGAGCAATTAAAAGTTCTAGAAAAATCTTGGGATATTTCGGGAAGCCGTTTTACTTCCGAAGGAAAATATATGGTTGTTTACGCAAACGAGGATGGTAAAAATGTTATTGACATTTTAGATTCTAAAACAATGAATCCCATTGATTTACCAGATTTTAAAGATAAAAGCATCACAAGTGTTAGTTTTAGCAACGATGAAAAATGGATGCGCATGTATGTTGGTGGTTCTAATTCACCTTCAGACTTATATACCTATAATTTTGAAACTAAGGAACAACATAAATTAACAAATGTTCTTAATGATGCTATAGATGTTGAAGATTTAGTGACGGCAAAAGTGATACGTTTCAAATCGTTTGATGGTGTAGAAATTCCTGCTATTTATTACTTACCTCTTCAGGCGTCTGTAACAAACAAAGTACCAGCAATGGTTTGGGTTCATGGTGGTCCGGGTGGTCAAACACGCCAAGGTTTTAGCTCTCTTATTCAATATTTAGTTAATCATGGTTATGCGGTTTTAGCGGTTAACAATCGTGGAAGTAGTGGCTACGGAAAAACATTTTATAAAATGGATGACCGCAACCATGGCGAGAAAGATTTACAAGATTGTGTAGAAGGTAAAAATTGGTTGGCATCGCAAACCGAAATTGATAACAGCAAAATAGGCATCATTGGTGGATCCTATGGTGGATACATGACTATGGCGGCATTAACTTACACTCCAGAAGAATTTGATGTTGGCGTAAATCTCTTTGGTGTTACCAATTGGATTAGAACATTAAAGAGCATTCCTCCATATTGGGAATCGTATAGAGAGTCATTATATTTAGAATTAGGCGATCCATTTTCGGTAGATTCTGTGAGATTAAAACGCATATCCCCTTTATTCCATACCGATAAAGTAACCAAACCCTTAATTGTTTTACAAGGCACTCAAGACCCGAGAGTATTGCAAATAGAAAGTGATGAAATTGTTGCTGGCGTTAGAAAAAATGGCGTTCCTGTAGAATATGTATTATTCGAAGATGAAGGTCATGGTTTTGTTAAAAAAGAAAATCAAATAGAAGCTTATAGTAGAATTCTAAAGTTTTTAGATAAATACCTTAAAAAGGAAAATACACCAATTGAAGGAGAAACAGAAGGTTCTAAAATGTAA
- a CDS encoding phage tail protein — protein sequence MSNYPLTTSHFKVEWGGTRTGFTEISGLSIEAKSIKYREGDSAVHSTEKIPGQLKYNNIILKRGLKKNDLEFYDWINTIQHNKVERRDITISLLNENHEPVIVWKLKNAFPINIEWSDLRANANEPAIESIEINHEGIFIESI from the coding sequence ATGAGCAATTATCCATTAACCACAAGTCACTTTAAAGTTGAATGGGGAGGAACTAGAACAGGTTTCACCGAAATATCAGGATTATCTATTGAAGCAAAAAGTATAAAGTATCGAGAAGGCGATTCTGCTGTACACTCCACAGAAAAAATACCCGGACAATTAAAATATAATAATATCATTTTAAAAAGAGGTCTTAAAAAAAATGATCTTGAATTTTATGATTGGATAAACACAATACAGCACAATAAGGTTGAACGCAGAGATATAACGATTTCCTTACTAAATGAAAATCATGAACCAGTAATAGTGTGGAAACTAAAAAATGCATTTCCCATAAATATTGAATGGTCAGATTTGAGAGCTAATGCTAATGAACCAGCAATTGAATCTATTGAAATTAACCACGAAGGTATATTTATTGAAAGTATTTAG
- a CDS encoding T9SS type A sorting domain-containing protein, which translates to MSYEETLVPDHVERNTANQIYPNPFANKLTITGKNLLNKEVKLYSMLGRDISNTVEFISRSNNKVVLRINNLNSENLFLEGRKHNKNDK; encoded by the coding sequence ATGAGTTATGAGGAAACCTTAGTTCCTGATCACGTTGAACGGAATACAGCCAATCAAATTTACCCAAATCCGTTTGCTAATAAACTAACCATTACTGGGAAAAATTTACTGAATAAAGAAGTGAAATTATACTCTATGTTAGGCAGAGATATATCCAATACTGTTGAATTTATATCTCGCTCTAACAATAAAGTTGTACTCAGAATAAATAATTTAAATTCCGAAAACTTATTTCTTGAAGGTAGGAAACACAACAAGAATGATAAATAA
- a CDS encoding IS1182 family transposase: MKFILGKDRKQTCLFPVSLEDSIESQNSVRSIDQFVDSLNLAELGFRSDFIENGPPAYNPSVLLKLYIYGYMNRIRSSRQLEKECRRNIEVMWLLESLDPDHNTISNFRKDNAKAIKKVFFATVQIARNFGLIGATLIAGDSTKFRAQNSKKNNFNQKKIQRHLDYIDNKLEQYNKALEQSDSENEKEQINKDIDKHQGRRNEYEKLNAQLKASGEPQISTSDPDSKHLIVRNNITEVAYCVQSTVDADHNIPFDYLVTNKNDSKAMGQMLQRAKTILETNTFTALYDKGYHTGSEFKTANNLGIKTLVAIPGIGRASQAPDPKYNSEHFKYSKENDTYTCPQGNILKSNGSTYKARNYRFKQYKTNTCKNCPVRALCTTSKVNGKVVQRSEFHRYIEANAQNVLQNPDAYKKRQAIVEHPYGTIKRQWSFDHIITKKTMQRASADVGLMFIAYNLTRIWNIIRKTNTSISHAHKACIRFIEAILRDIKVLYEQNLKNQIVEHN, translated from the coding sequence ATGAAATTTATCCTTGGAAAAGACCGAAAACAGACCTGCCTTTTTCCTGTTTCTCTCGAAGATTCAATAGAATCTCAGAACAGCGTAAGGTCTATAGATCAATTTGTAGATTCACTTAACCTAGCAGAACTCGGATTCCGTTCAGACTTCATAGAAAACGGTCCGCCCGCCTATAACCCATCTGTTTTACTCAAACTTTACATTTACGGTTACATGAACCGTATTCGTTCTTCCCGACAATTAGAAAAAGAATGTAGACGAAACATTGAAGTGATGTGGCTGCTAGAATCGCTAGATCCAGACCACAACACCATCAGCAATTTTAGAAAAGATAATGCAAAGGCTATTAAAAAAGTGTTTTTTGCTACCGTACAAATTGCACGTAATTTTGGACTTATAGGTGCTACACTTATAGCGGGTGATAGTACTAAGTTTAGAGCTCAGAATAGCAAAAAGAACAATTTCAATCAGAAGAAAATACAGCGTCACTTAGATTATATTGACAACAAACTAGAGCAGTACAATAAAGCTCTTGAACAGAGTGATAGTGAAAATGAGAAAGAGCAAATCAACAAGGATATTGATAAACATCAAGGTCGCAGAAATGAATATGAAAAACTAAATGCGCAGTTGAAAGCCTCTGGAGAACCTCAAATATCTACCTCTGACCCGGATAGCAAGCATTTAATTGTACGTAACAATATTACTGAAGTTGCTTACTGTGTACAATCTACTGTAGATGCAGATCACAATATTCCGTTTGATTACTTGGTCACCAATAAGAATGATTCCAAGGCCATGGGACAGATGTTACAGCGCGCTAAAACTATTTTAGAAACAAACACCTTTACCGCCCTTTATGATAAAGGATATCATACAGGGAGTGAATTTAAAACGGCAAATAATCTAGGGATTAAAACACTTGTTGCTATACCTGGAATAGGAAGAGCCTCTCAAGCTCCAGACCCAAAATATAACTCAGAACACTTTAAATATAGTAAAGAAAACGACACCTATACCTGTCCACAAGGAAACATACTTAAAAGTAATGGAAGCACCTATAAAGCGCGTAATTATCGCTTCAAACAATATAAAACAAACACATGTAAAAACTGCCCAGTAAGAGCTTTATGTACAACTTCTAAGGTTAATGGAAAGGTAGTACAGCGCAGTGAATTCCATCGATATATTGAAGCCAACGCACAAAACGTATTACAAAACCCTGATGCTTATAAAAAACGACAAGCCATTGTTGAACATCCATACGGAACAATAAAACGCCAGTGGAGTTTTGATCATATCATCACTAAGAAAACGATGCAACGTGCTAGTGCTGATGTAGGGTTGATGTTTATTGCATATAACTTAACAAGAATTTGGAATATCATTAGAAAAACCAACACGTCTATTTCTCATGCTCACAAGGCCTGTATTAGGTTTATAGAAGCTATTCTAAGAGATATAAAAGTGCTCTACGAACAAAATTTAAAAAATCAAATCGTTGAACACAACTAA
- a CDS encoding DUF5060 domain-containing protein, which translates to MKKLLVCSCFFLFILCNSFGQNGIQAYKWETVDLSFKVKGNIEKPFQVEISCKFKAPNGSQITVPGFYNGNNEWLVRFNPNIAGTWTSVSSASLKKINGITHIIEVAPAKKGIRGGITISDKDAQKLIYEDGTPYNLVANEVDWLFALDYGNPDLTKTKKLIEAISANGFNQIIMNVYAYDLDWNQSKNIDPKWNFGSKKDIFPFLGDNNNPDYSALNVEFFKHYDRVINLLEEHGIVAHIMIYVWNKMVNWPKANSEADNMYFDYVVKRYQAKSNVIWDISKEALRYGYDDPNYITERIDRLKNLDMYNRLVTVHDFDYCEAKPDKVDIISAQFWHSDIYSKMLKLKEEYPNKPIINLENGAYEKCQYDIFLDSNYDDPVSGIERNYKCAFAGTYTSYYWQGMAWNIVIYDPFTEDVTVQPKFEYYKYFHEFLNNINFDKLQPTDRHSSSGYCLTNNEDGEYVYYMPKANSALAVKGLPKAEKLQIQWFNPLTGLYTEPYEVNYKSWLVLNPEFEGIDNVIIVKLINRI; encoded by the coding sequence ATGAAAAAGTTATTAGTATGCTCATGCTTCTTTTTATTTATACTGTGCAATTCTTTTGGCCAAAACGGTATCCAAGCTTATAAATGGGAAACGGTAGATTTATCGTTTAAAGTAAAAGGAAACATTGAGAAGCCTTTTCAGGTGGAAATATCTTGTAAGTTTAAAGCACCCAACGGTTCTCAAATTACCGTGCCTGGTTTTTACAATGGTAACAATGAATGGCTTGTACGCTTTAATCCAAATATAGCAGGTACTTGGACTTCTGTAAGCTCTGCTTCACTTAAAAAAATAAACGGTATTACCCATATTATTGAAGTCGCGCCTGCAAAAAAAGGAATTCGCGGTGGTATAACAATAAGCGACAAGGATGCTCAGAAACTTATTTACGAAGATGGCACACCATATAATCTGGTTGCTAACGAGGTAGATTGGTTGTTTGCTCTAGATTATGGCAACCCAGATTTAACAAAAACAAAAAAGTTAATTGAGGCCATTTCTGCTAATGGTTTTAATCAAATTATTATGAATGTTTACGCTTACGATTTGGATTGGAACCAAAGTAAAAACATAGATCCTAAGTGGAATTTTGGGTCAAAAAAAGATATATTCCCGTTTTTAGGAGATAATAATAATCCAGATTATTCAGCCTTAAATGTTGAATTCTTTAAGCATTACGATCGCGTTATTAATTTACTTGAAGAACATGGCATTGTTGCTCACATTATGATTTACGTTTGGAACAAAATGGTGAACTGGCCAAAAGCAAATTCGGAGGCCGATAATATGTATTTTGATTATGTGGTAAAAAGATACCAAGCCAAAAGCAACGTAATTTGGGATATTTCGAAAGAAGCGCTACGTTATGGATATGACGATCCGAACTATATTACCGAGCGCATAGACAGGCTAAAAAACCTAGATATGTATAACCGATTGGTAACGGTACACGATTTTGATTATTGCGAAGCCAAACCTGATAAAGTCGATATTATCTCTGCCCAGTTTTGGCATTCTGACATCTACAGTAAAATGCTTAAACTGAAAGAAGAATACCCGAACAAACCCATTATTAATCTAGAAAATGGCGCTTATGAAAAATGCCAGTATGATATTTTTCTGGATAGTAATTATGATGATCCAGTCTCGGGTATAGAAAGAAATTACAAATGTGCTTTTGCCGGCACTTACACCAGCTACTACTGGCAAGGTATGGCGTGGAATATAGTAATTTACGATCCTTTTACTGAAGATGTAACGGTTCAACCCAAATTTGAATACTATAAATACTTTCATGAGTTTCTAAACAATATTAACTTTGATAAACTCCAACCAACTGATCGCCATAGTTCTAGCGGTTATTGTTTGACAAATAATGAAGACGGAGAATACGTATATTACATGCCTAAAGCTAATAGTGCGCTAGCTGTAAAAGGTTTACCTAAAGCTGAAAAACTACAAATACAATGGTTTAATCCGCTTACCGGATTATATACTGAGCCTTACGAAGTAAACTATAAAAGTTGGTTAGTATTGAATCCCGAATTTGAAGGCATTGACAATGTTATTATTGTGAAATTAATTAATAGAATTTAA
- a CDS encoding DUF1080 domain-containing protein, whose translation MKSNLKLRIFPIAVILLCLSLNSCNSKKSTNQDWEPLLDMELSQWDEFVGAPHYSVAIEGYEKGNGMEEGTPLGLNNDPLNVFSAIEMDGEPVLKISGEIYGAVTTKKEYENYHLSLMFKWGDKKYAPRLDKPMDSGILYHAIGEQGAFWNCWMQSQEFQIQEEDCGDYYTIAGTGADIKAIKKENPDSAWDIFTYNPDSTYKQFKTGEDGRCRKNVNYGKLEGWNQIDLVCIGDKAYHIVNRKIALVVEKSVTYGKNDIAKSLTKGKIQLQSEGAEVYYKDVKIRPISELPAEFSSQLN comes from the coding sequence ATGAAATCTAATTTGAAATTAAGAATCTTCCCAATAGCAGTTATTCTACTTTGCCTCTCGCTGAATTCCTGCAATTCGAAAAAATCTACAAACCAAGACTGGGAACCCCTACTAGATATGGAATTAAGCCAATGGGACGAGTTTGTTGGCGCACCTCACTACAGCGTAGCTATTGAAGGTTACGAAAAAGGTAATGGCATGGAAGAAGGAACACCTCTTGGGTTAAACAACGATCCCTTAAACGTTTTTTCGGCTATTGAAATGGATGGAGAACCTGTGTTGAAAATTTCAGGAGAAATCTATGGCGCAGTAACCACAAAAAAAGAATACGAAAACTACCATTTAAGCCTTATGTTTAAGTGGGGCGATAAAAAATATGCGCCTCGTTTAGATAAACCCATGGATAGCGGGATTTTGTATCATGCTATCGGTGAGCAAGGTGCTTTTTGGAACTGTTGGATGCAGTCTCAAGAATTTCAGATTCAAGAAGAAGATTGCGGAGATTACTACACTATTGCTGGTACAGGTGCCGACATAAAAGCTATAAAGAAAGAAAATCCAGATTCGGCTTGGGATATTTTCACCTACAATCCAGACAGTACTTACAAACAATTTAAAACCGGAGAAGACGGCCGATGTAGAAAAAACGTCAACTATGGGAAATTGGAAGGATGGAATCAGATTGATTTGGTTTGTATAGGGGATAAAGCCTACCATATTGTTAATAGAAAAATAGCTCTTGTGGTAGAAAAATCTGTTACTTATGGTAAAAACGACATCGCCAAGTCTTTAACCAAAGGTAAAATCCAACTTCAAAGTGAAGGTGCAGAAGTGTACTATAAGGATGTTAAAATTAGACCTATTAGTGAGCTGCCAGCTGAATTTTCTAGTCAATTAAACTAA